The proteins below are encoded in one region of Brachyspira intermedia PWS/A:
- a CDS encoding tRNA-binding protein, with product MDIKEEIKSESSFDNFLALDIRTGTIIEAEDFPKAKRPAYKLKIDFGKLGIKVSSAQITKLYKKEDLIGRRIIAVVNFPKKQIANFFSECLVLGAVKDNGEVVLLTTKEECENGTVIG from the coding sequence ATGGATATTAAAGAAGAAATAAAGTCTGAATCTAGTTTTGATAATTTTTTGGCATTAGATATTAGAACAGGTACTATAATAGAAGCGGAAGATTTTCCAAAAGCTAAAAGACCGGCATACAAATTAAAAATTGATTTTGGTAAATTGGGTATAAAGGTTTCATCAGCACAAATAACTAAATTATATAAAAAAGAAGATTTGATAGGAAGACGCATAATTGCTGTAGTTAATTTTCCAAAAAAACAGATAGCTAATTTTTTTTCGGAGTGTTTAGTTTTAGGTGCTGTAAAAGATAATGGAGAAGTTGTATTATTAACTACAAAAGAAGAATGTGAAAACGGTACAGTTATAGGATAA
- a CDS encoding homoserine dehydrogenase, with protein sequence MVKKKEFKVAVAGYGHVGKDTVKTIIENNAIMEKRTGIKLTIKTIFSRNIDKVKDDKFLDKVEIKTKDLNDILNDDDLDIVIEVLGGMDTAKELLMKVKKPVVTANKALLANCFGELIKDRKTDIAFEASVAGAIPIIKAMKESLVSDRMENVYGILNGTCNYILTNMTKNNLDFKDVLKDAQDKGYAEADPTFDIDGIDTAHKLCILSSIAFCNVISFDKIFIRGIRNIILDDIVFASEMGLTIKLIAEAALDENNNAYIYVIPTLLNDDNMLSKVDYAFNAITVVGDRSGDTVFYGSGAGGRPTSSAIVSDAVTLARNSLITDELRIPILGFVEENKDLQVKDFKEKHETFYVRFKSNKNNLLAFNEAFYDISIEKSVERNGNFMFVLKDVNINSIIEAINKVEKIDDIFIAKIK encoded by the coding sequence ATGGTTAAGAAAAAAGAATTTAAAGTTGCAGTTGCCGGTTATGGACATGTAGGTAAAGACACAGTAAAAACTATTATAGAGAATAATGCTATAATGGAAAAAAGAACCGGAATAAAATTAACCATTAAAACCATTTTCAGCAGAAATATTGATAAAGTAAAAGATGATAAATTTTTAGATAAAGTAGAAATAAAAACTAAAGATTTAAATGATATTTTGAATGATGATGATCTTGATATAGTTATAGAAGTACTTGGCGGAATGGATACAGCAAAAGAACTTCTTATGAAAGTAAAAAAGCCAGTAGTTACTGCTAATAAAGCATTACTTGCTAATTGTTTTGGTGAACTTATAAAGGACAGAAAAACTGATATAGCTTTCGAGGCTTCTGTTGCAGGTGCTATACCTATAATAAAGGCTATGAAAGAGAGTTTAGTTTCTGATAGAATGGAAAATGTTTACGGAATATTAAATGGAACTTGTAATTATATTTTAACTAATATGACTAAGAACAATTTAGATTTTAAAGATGTTCTTAAAGATGCCCAGGATAAAGGATATGCTGAGGCTGATCCTACATTTGATATTGACGGAATAGATACTGCTCATAAATTATGCATACTTTCATCTATAGCTTTCTGCAATGTTATAAGTTTTGATAAGATATTTATAAGAGGTATAAGAAATATTATATTAGATGATATTGTATTTGCTTCAGAGATGGGGCTTACTATAAAATTAATAGCTGAAGCTGCTTTGGATGAAAATAACAATGCATATATATACGTTATACCTACATTGCTTAATGATGATAATATGCTTTCTAAAGTTGATTATGCTTTTAATGCCATAACTGTAGTAGGAGATCGCTCTGGTGATACAGTTTTCTATGGTTCAGGTGCCGGCGGAAGACCTACAAGCAGTGCTATAGTTTCTGATGCTGTTACTCTGGCTAGAAATAGTTTAATTACAGATGAGCTTAGAATACCTATACTTGGATTTGTAGAAGAAAATAAGGATCTTCAAGTAAAAGATTTCAAAGAAAAGCATGAAACTTTCTATGTAAGATTTAAATCAAATAAAAATAATTTGCTTGCATTTAATGAGGCTTTCTATGATATTAGTATTGAGAAAAGTGTAGAGAGAAATGGAAATTTTATGTTTGTACTTAAAGATGTTAATATCAATTCTATAATTGAAGCAATAAATAAAGTAGAAAAGATAGACGATATATTTATAGCGAAAATAAAATAA
- the uvrB gene encoding excinuclease ABC subunit UvrB: MNFKLESNFKPSGDQVTAIDSLVKGLENKNKYQTLLGVTASGKTFTIANVIEKANRPTLVMSHNKTLAAQLYRELKDFFPNNAVEYFVSYYDYYQPEAYVPAKDLYIDKDASVNDEIDRLRLKATTSLLERRDVIIVASVSCIYGLGSPEDYRKLYIAIEKDGEYDRDEIIEKLVSIQYERVKDVLERARFKVIGDTIEIMSAYSDEVIRVEFFGDTVERIIKINPITRQKLAEQDRVVIYPAKHFVTGGDKLATGIKLIEEELEEQYNKFKSEGKLVEAERIYGRTKYDLEMLREVGYCAGIENYSRPLSGRKEGDRPACLIDYFPDDFLTIIDESHVSVPQIRGMFFGDRSRKETLVKYGFRLPSALDNRPLYFEEFEKLTHDTIYISATPAEYELKKSSQVVEQIIRPTGLLDPIIEVYPIDGQIDRILEEIKKTVSNNERIFITTLTKKMAEDLTKYLNENGVRTRYLHSDIQTVERVEIIRDLRLGAFDVLVGINLLREGLDVPEVSLILILDADKTGFLRNTTTLIQTIGRAARNANGRVIMFADSISDAMKVAIDETERRRKIQMEYNKEHNITPKTIIKKIQDIIEREEKVETSYELHFDFRRFNERVKIDPEQKSDDYIKELEKEMKKASDSLEFEKAIEIREKINQLKQLKPQKKNVHKNVTSKNPNGKTNK; this comes from the coding sequence ATGAATTTCAAATTAGAATCAAATTTCAAGCCTTCAGGGGATCAAGTAACTGCAATAGACTCTTTGGTAAAAGGACTTGAAAATAAAAATAAATATCAAACTCTTCTTGGAGTTACAGCAAGCGGAAAAACTTTTACTATAGCAAATGTTATAGAAAAAGCCAATCGCCCTACTTTAGTAATGTCGCATAACAAAACTTTAGCGGCACAGCTTTATAGAGAATTAAAAGATTTTTTTCCAAATAATGCTGTTGAATATTTCGTTTCATATTATGATTATTATCAGCCTGAAGCCTATGTTCCTGCAAAAGATTTATATATAGACAAAGATGCTTCTGTTAATGATGAAATCGACAGATTAAGACTTAAAGCAACTACATCGCTTCTTGAAAGGAGAGATGTTATAATAGTAGCTTCTGTTTCTTGTATATACGGTTTGGGTTCTCCTGAAGATTACAGAAAATTATATATTGCTATAGAAAAAGACGGAGAATATGACAGAGATGAAATAATTGAAAAATTAGTTTCTATACAATATGAGCGTGTTAAAGATGTACTTGAAAGAGCAAGATTCAAAGTTATAGGCGATACTATAGAAATAATGAGTGCCTATTCTGATGAGGTTATCAGAGTAGAATTTTTCGGTGATACAGTTGAGCGTATAATAAAAATTAATCCTATAACAAGACAAAAATTAGCAGAACAAGACAGAGTTGTAATATATCCGGCAAAGCACTTCGTTACAGGAGGCGATAAATTAGCTACGGGTATAAAATTAATAGAAGAAGAGCTTGAAGAGCAATATAATAAATTTAAATCCGAAGGAAAATTAGTAGAAGCAGAAAGAATATACGGAAGAACTAAATATGATTTAGAAATGCTTAGAGAGGTTGGATACTGTGCAGGAATAGAAAATTATTCTCGTCCATTATCAGGAAGAAAAGAAGGAGACAGACCTGCTTGTTTAATAGACTATTTTCCTGATGATTTTCTCACTATAATAGATGAGTCCCATGTGAGTGTGCCTCAAATTAGAGGAATGTTTTTTGGAGACAGAAGCAGAAAAGAGACTTTAGTAAAGTACGGTTTCAGACTTCCTTCAGCTCTTGATAACAGACCTTTATACTTTGAAGAATTTGAAAAACTTACTCATGATACAATATATATTAGTGCCACACCTGCAGAATATGAATTAAAGAAAAGCTCTCAGGTTGTAGAGCAGATAATTCGTCCTACAGGATTGCTTGATCCTATCATCGAAGTATATCCTATCGACGGACAGATAGACAGAATACTTGAAGAAATAAAAAAGACTGTATCAAACAATGAAAGAATATTCATAACAACACTTACAAAAAAAATGGCTGAAGACCTTACAAAATATTTAAATGAAAATGGAGTGAGAACTCGTTATCTTCATTCAGACATTCAAACTGTAGAACGTGTTGAAATAATAAGAGATTTAAGGCTCGGTGCTTTCGATGTACTTGTGGGGATTAACCTTTTAAGAGAAGGGCTTGATGTACCTGAAGTATCACTCATATTAATACTTGATGCCGATAAAACAGGATTTTTAAGAAATACCACTACCCTAATACAGACTATAGGAAGAGCTGCAAGAAATGCAAATGGTAGAGTTATAATGTTTGCTGACTCTATAAGCGATGCTATGAAAGTAGCCATTGATGAAACAGAAAGAAGAAGAAAAATACAGATGGAGTACAACAAAGAGCATAATATCACTCCTAAAACGATAATCAAAAAAATACAAGATATCATTGAACGTGAGGAGAAGGTTGAAACATCTTATGAGCTTCATTTCGATTTCAGACGATTCAATGAAAGAGTGAAAATTGATCCTGAACAGAAAAGTGATGATTATATAAAAGAGCTTGAAAAAGAGATGAAAAAAGCATCAGACAGTTTAGAATTTGAAAAGGCTATTGAGATAAGAGAAAAAATAAATCAGCTTAAACAATTAAAGCCTCAAAAGAAAAATGTACATAAAAATGTAACTTCAAAAAATCCAAATGGCAAAACTAACAAATAA
- a CDS encoding tetratricopeptide repeat protein, which translates to MGLLNREDIETLQSFNIDGGGYFYKMLNYLQEFIENGIKENKFTLEEAREDLDIALWYSYACNNIGDYEHYYMSKEFMKYSEKNAKGCGTWYYRHAVALIYCGKLEEALKYSEQGVIEEPDYPWGWLELAKLRLHFGNKEGAVEANNKGLELVPGDYEFLRQAEEIENYYSIEALEYHYINEESDKNLLRGLDYGEDKLNAIAYILCDEEKLQAIKDIINPIDWEADHPYCTFKFYVADDLVDGVFLMNEAAISKLDKELIKESIEELKDVKNKINNEENSKLTFVKFNIDYTIEAGFKNEETDKSFSIRKMFNKDSEYKKVADEIFDSYGMPLEPYLEELPNIVTLYKKEYGFLYYAECWINEDNIVKHTGIVGSSGDVKEYECSNPREYKNFLDDFYKEYNDYKVIDNEDLSYLILQFEIEPFENELPEKYADVLNKIGNVLNSVLSWNGLGSLDSWNAGETENIKGKYVINFFSVVVDVDIAFRLILNEVVEEIKDDINCDHIKMAYVPYIDNGENFTLIYSSDESTDFSI; encoded by the coding sequence ATGGGCTTGCTTAATAGAGAAGATATTGAAACATTACAATCATTTAATATAGACGGCGGCGGATATTTTTATAAAATGCTGAATTATTTGCAAGAGTTTATTGAAAATGGTATAAAAGAAAATAAGTTCACATTAGAAGAGGCTAGGGAAGATTTAGATATTGCTTTATGGTATTCTTATGCCTGTAATAATATAGGTGATTATGAGCATTATTATATGTCTAAAGAGTTTATGAAATACTCTGAGAAAAATGCTAAAGGATGCGGAACTTGGTATTATAGGCATGCTGTGGCATTAATTTACTGCGGAAAATTAGAAGAAGCGTTAAAATATTCTGAACAGGGTGTTATTGAAGAGCCTGATTATCCTTGGGGATGGCTTGAGCTTGCTAAATTAAGACTTCATTTCGGGAATAAAGAAGGTGCTGTCGAAGCTAATAATAAGGGATTGGAGCTTGTACCGGGTGATTATGAGTTTTTAAGACAGGCTGAAGAAATAGAAAATTATTATTCTATAGAAGCATTAGAATATCATTACATTAATGAAGAGAGTGATAAAAATTTACTTAGAGGTCTTGATTACGGCGAAGACAAATTAAATGCTATAGCCTATATATTATGCGATGAAGAAAAATTGCAGGCTATTAAAGATATTATTAATCCTATAGATTGGGAAGCTGATCATCCTTATTGTACTTTTAAGTTTTATGTTGCTGATGATTTGGTTGATGGCGTATTTTTAATGAATGAAGCTGCTATATCAAAATTGGATAAAGAGTTGATAAAAGAATCCATAGAAGAATTAAAAGATGTGAAAAATAAAATAAATAATGAAGAAAATTCAAAATTAACATTTGTAAAATTTAATATTGATTATACTATTGAGGCAGGATTTAAAAACGAAGAAACAGATAAAAGTTTTTCAATTAGAAAAATGTTTAATAAAGATTCAGAATATAAAAAAGTTGCTGATGAAATTTTTGATTCTTATGGTATGCCTTTAGAACCTTATTTAGAAGAGCTTCCTAATATTGTTACTTTGTATAAAAAAGAATATGGATTTTTATATTATGCTGAATGCTGGATAAATGAAGATAATATAGTAAAGCATACTGGAATAGTTGGAAGCAGCGGAGATGTTAAAGAATATGAATGCAGTAATCCTAGGGAATATAAAAATTTTTTAGATGATTTTTATAAAGAGTATAATGATTATAAAGTAATTGATAATGAAGATTTATCTTATTTAATTTTGCAATTTGAAATAGAACCTTTTGAAAATGAATTACCTGAAAAATATGCTGATGTTTTAAATAAAATAGGTAATGTTTTAAATTCAGTTTTGAGTTGGAATGGTCTTGGTTCTTTAGATTCTTGGAATGCCGGCGAAACTGAAAATATAAAAGGAAAATATGTTATTAATTTCTTTTCTGTAGTTGTAGATGTTGATATTGCATTCAGACTCATATTAAATGAAGTTGTAGAAGAAATTAAAGATGATATAAATTGCGATCATATAAAGATGGCTTATGTTCCATATATAGACAATGGAGAAAACTTTACTTTAATATATTCATCAGATGAAAGCACAGATTTTTCTATTTGA
- a CDS encoding M23 family metallopeptidase, translated as MKYIISIIFLISLSLYSQNNIQYLGNTSLNRGGKNIDIKTSNEILANDIIETEKNAFAEIKIGNKYYYLAPNTKIKVSNNNAVLITGAMYTRNKAFNSLEDFKKYDNDIKIYADPFPFYAGKVSTIFIASKDEVKIENSKLMGSARPIVKFFEVKNADRNMKVYKSVFGIYVGAQDKKYQFISDIKLKDNTLLNVAIDIKLDFTPPPPKPKQIPGVTATMKNIISNPQKSKEEKELLNGKVYISYTPTNYADKVYIMPSQGRYSSGFGAFRGYTKDYARYHQGFDIANTNGTPIIAANNGVVRVSRELFVRGNCVVIDHGEGVYSSYFHMSKLIAKEGQYVKKGEVIGLIGSTGMSTGPHCHWEMRAGNMTFDPLSILEKPVSFNTKMLTQIK; from the coding sequence ATGAAATATATTATCAGTATTATATTTTTAATTTCATTATCTTTATATTCTCAAAATAACATTCAATATTTAGGCAATACTTCTCTAAACAGAGGCGGAAAAAATATTGATATAAAAACTTCTAATGAAATATTGGCAAATGATATTATAGAAACTGAAAAAAATGCTTTTGCTGAAATAAAAATAGGAAATAAATATTATTATCTTGCTCCAAATACAAAAATAAAAGTAAGCAATAATAATGCTGTTTTAATAACTGGAGCTATGTATACTAGAAATAAAGCCTTTAATTCTTTAGAAGACTTCAAAAAATATGATAATGATATAAAAATATATGCAGATCCTTTTCCATTTTATGCCGGTAAAGTATCAACTATATTCATAGCTTCCAAAGATGAAGTAAAAATAGAAAACTCAAAACTTATGGGAAGTGCAAGACCTATAGTAAAATTTTTTGAAGTAAAAAATGCTGACAGAAACATGAAAGTTTATAAAAGCGTATTCGGTATATATGTAGGTGCTCAGGATAAAAAATATCAATTTATATCTGATATCAAATTAAAAGATAACACATTATTAAATGTGGCAATAGATATAAAATTAGACTTCACTCCTCCCCCACCAAAACCAAAACAAATACCGGGGGTAACTGCTACTATGAAAAATATTATAAGCAATCCTCAAAAATCAAAAGAAGAAAAAGAATTATTAAATGGAAAAGTTTATATAAGTTATACTCCTACTAATTATGCAGATAAAGTTTATATAATGCCTTCTCAAGGAAGATACTCATCAGGATTTGGTGCTTTCAGAGGATATACTAAAGATTACGCAAGATATCATCAGGGATTCGATATAGCCAACACAAACGGCACTCCTATAATAGCAGCAAATAATGGAGTTGTAAGAGTATCAAGAGAATTATTTGTTAGAGGAAACTGCGTAGTTATAGATCATGGCGAAGGAGTATACAGCTCATATTTCCATATGTCCAAATTAATAGCAAAAGAAGGACAGTATGTTAAAAAAGGCGAAGTAATAGGATTAATAGGTTCTACAGGAATGTCTACAGGTCCTCACTGTCATTGGGAAATGAGAGCAGGAAATATGACATTTGACCCTTTAAGTATTTTAGAAAAGCCCGTTTCATTTAATACTAAAATGCTTACTCAAATAAAATAA
- a CDS encoding M23 family metallopeptidase, with protein sequence MKKYILLLFVISSFLFARVPIDPNRIRVTSTFGEFRTDHFHNGVDFGGHKMEIYPVKDGEIVYYVDEDEDPTRPLYGVGNVLMIEHPDNLRSYYYHIEPGTIEKSYAKVTEKDVVALTGNSGRSGGAHLHLTIENMKEGLVVDPLEYLSIDKGSTQAPLIHGIYLRTENRLIQIKDKMPMSYNGEIKLFVKAYDLLGGIPMGLKRVKIFMNDDLVRDYDFTYFIKRDNVYYISPNYTFEEVYGVDSHFYRGGVFVPKRGKYTFKAEVTDFDNKSVVLTRTVNFY encoded by the coding sequence ATGAAAAAATATATATTATTATTATTTGTAATATCTTCATTCTTATTTGCAAGAGTTCCTATTGATCCAAACAGAATAAGAGTAACAAGCACATTCGGAGAGTTTAGAACAGACCATTTTCATAACGGAGTTGATTTCGGCGGGCATAAAATGGAAATATATCCTGTAAAAGATGGTGAAATAGTTTATTATGTTGATGAAGATGAAGACCCTACTAGACCTCTTTATGGTGTAGGAAATGTACTTATGATAGAACACCCTGATAATTTAAGAAGTTATTATTATCATATAGAACCGGGCACTATAGAAAAATCATATGCTAAAGTTACGGAAAAAGATGTGGTAGCTCTTACAGGAAACAGCGGAAGATCCGGAGGAGCACATTTACATTTAACTATAGAAAATATGAAAGAGGGATTAGTTGTAGACCCATTAGAATATTTAAGTATAGATAAAGGCTCAACTCAAGCACCATTGATTCATGGTATATATTTAAGAACAGAAAACAGACTCATACAAATAAAAGATAAAATGCCTATGAGTTATAATGGAGAAATAAAATTATTCGTTAAAGCTTATGACTTATTAGGCGGAATACCTATGGGGCTTAAAAGAGTAAAAATATTTATGAATGATGATTTAGTGAGAGATTATGATTTCACATACTTCATCAAAAGAGATAATGTATACTATATATCTCCGAATTATACTTTTGAAGAAGTATACGGAGTAGATTCGCATTTCTACAGAGGCGGTGTATTCGTTCCTAAAAGAGGAAAATACACATTTAAAGCAGAAGTTACAGATTTTGATAATAAAAGCGTAGTGTTAACAAGAACCGTTAATTTTTATTAA
- the selA gene encoding L-seryl-tRNA(Sec) selenium transferase has protein sequence MNNKFNLIQTNAVLEDESIKPYHKIISRPIAADIIRETLEKLRTQLKNNPELQYDKKDIIKLCEIEIKKKANLPIKKVINATGTIMHTNLGRSPIDAEVWDSVRELNINSNNLEYNINNEARGIRGEFVYSLLSKLTGAEDALVVNNNAAAVFLILKTLASNKEVIVSRGEQVQIGGGFRIPDILKEASAKLIEVGTTNILDIKDYEESITENTAMILKVHTSNFKIRGFVKSPSLKKLRETIPDNIALVYDEGAGIFDESMSEEEHIKSALKSGADLVCFSGDKMFSSVQAGIIVGKKKYIEKIYKHPLMRAFRCGKTVLSILEKSIIKRLNTEGNFKGYCETLLSIDKEIIKQKALKIIENIEGFEVIEEDIETGGGAMPDTFYPSYAISFKPKNIKSIIKFMHNLDVPIIPKVKKDSVLIYVITINDDDINYIKEVLIKIKDSDF, from the coding sequence ATGAATAATAAATTTAATCTAATACAAACTAATGCAGTATTAGAAGATGAATCTATAAAACCATATCATAAAATTATTTCTCGTCCCATTGCTGCAGATATTATAAGAGAAACACTAGAAAAATTAAGAACTCAATTAAAAAATAATCCTGAATTACAATATGATAAGAAAGATATAATTAAGTTATGTGAAATTGAAATAAAAAAGAAAGCAAATCTGCCAATAAAAAAAGTTATAAATGCTACTGGAACTATAATGCATACAAATTTGGGAAGATCCCCAATAGATGCGGAAGTTTGGGATAGCGTAAGAGAATTGAATATAAACAGCAATAATCTTGAATATAATATTAATAATGAAGCAAGAGGAATAAGAGGAGAATTTGTATACTCTCTTTTAAGTAAATTAACAGGTGCAGAAGATGCTTTGGTAGTTAATAATAATGCTGCTGCTGTATTTTTAATATTAAAAACTTTAGCAAGTAATAAAGAAGTAATAGTATCAAGAGGTGAACAGGTACAAATAGGCGGAGGCTTTAGAATACCTGATATATTAAAGGAAGCATCAGCGAAACTTATAGAAGTTGGAACTACTAATATACTTGATATTAAAGATTATGAAGAATCTATAACAGAAAATACTGCTATGATACTTAAAGTGCATACTTCCAATTTTAAAATAAGAGGCTTTGTTAAATCTCCTTCATTAAAAAAGTTAAGAGAAACTATACCTGATAATATAGCATTAGTTTATGATGAGGGAGCAGGAATATTTGATGAAAGTATGAGCGAAGAGGAACATATAAAATCTGCATTAAAAAGCGGTGCTGATTTAGTGTGTTTTTCGGGTGATAAAATGTTTTCAAGTGTGCAGGCTGGAATAATAGTAGGAAAGAAAAAATATATAGAAAAAATATACAAACATCCTTTAATGAGAGCTTTCAGATGCGGAAAAACAGTACTGTCAATATTAGAAAAAAGTATTATAAAAAGATTGAATACTGAAGGCAATTTCAAAGGATACTGTGAAACTTTATTGAGTATAGATAAGGAAATAATAAAACAAAAGGCTTTAAAAATTATAGAAAATATTGAAGGATTTGAAGTGATTGAAGAAGATATAGAAACAGGAGGCGGTGCTATGCCCGATACTTTTTATCCGTCTTATGCAATAAGTTTTAAGCCTAAAAATATAAAGTCTATAATTAAGTTTATGCATAATTTAGATGTACCTATTATACCAAAAGTAAAAAAGGATTCAGTGCTTATATATGTAATAACTATAAATGATGATGATATAAATTACATAAAAGAAGTGTTAATAAAAATAAAAGATAGTGATTTTTAA
- the selB gene encoding selenocysteine-specific translation elongation factor, with translation MNRIIGTAGHVDHGKSELIKALTGISMMRLPEEQKREMTIDLGFGFFKPNDDITIGVIDVPGHERFIRNMVAGMWSLDLVMLVVCGNEGWMNMTEEHAKVALSLGIRNVVCVINKIDLVDDDKLKESEEDIKKNLYRIFNKDIEIVKVSALNGTNIDFLKDRITDILLNEKYEDDIKTHIYVDRVFSIKGAGLTITGSLRGGIIKKDDTLIHYPSRKEISIRNIQSYHEDKEIVYSASRIAINIKNIKKEEIRRGHLLCCKEEKVFSTDEIILELINTNDAEYLKKIKNAEFAAGTECLIAQILPIYKNKTYSDKDNKNNKEIDNRFIRLKFDEPISVFWKERGILISHGGSSIIAAGNVFWGEKTNPFIRKRIIDNANEFLGEVKREKYNDLFMSVNGYTEASGEIPDYAIKVANFFVKKDYLNTLLERLKNLIENKKEGISFEDIRNYLNINNAFTKVFIDYSVENQILMPFNNIYKKYNEEITLNNSQKILLEKLKKEDLNGLDEKTIKTFTNGMKDIKVLSASKKAVYLDEGIYYHIDVYNRIKKLILQNTKTNDIITIAFVRDKTGLSRKYVLPILNAFEREKLVRREGSERIVL, from the coding sequence ATGAATAGAATCATAGGAACAGCAGGTCATGTTGATCATGGTAAATCAGAATTAATAAAAGCATTAACAGGCATTTCTATGATGAGGCTTCCTGAAGAACAGAAAAGAGAAATGACTATTGATTTAGGATTCGGTTTTTTCAAGCCTAATGATGATATTACAATAGGTGTAATAGATGTACCCGGACATGAAAGATTTATAAGAAATATGGTTGCCGGTATGTGGAGCTTGGATTTAGTTATGCTTGTAGTTTGTGGTAATGAAGGCTGGATGAATATGACTGAAGAGCATGCTAAAGTAGCTTTATCTCTTGGCATAAGAAATGTAGTGTGCGTAATTAATAAAATTGATTTGGTTGATGATGATAAATTAAAAGAAAGCGAAGAAGATATTAAAAAAAATCTATATAGAATATTCAATAAAGATATAGAAATAGTAAAAGTATCAGCCTTAAATGGTACTAATATAGACTTTTTAAAAGATAGAATAACTGATATATTATTAAATGAAAAATATGAAGATGATATAAAAACTCATATTTATGTAGACAGAGTATTTTCTATAAAAGGGGCAGGACTCACTATTACAGGAAGTCTTAGAGGAGGCATAATAAAAAAAGATGATACTTTGATACATTATCCAAGCAGAAAAGAAATTTCAATAAGAAATATTCAGTCGTACCATGAAGATAAAGAAATTGTTTACTCCGCTTCAAGAATAGCTATTAATATAAAAAATATTAAAAAAGAAGAAATAAGAAGAGGGCATTTATTATGCTGTAAGGAAGAAAAAGTATTTTCAACAGATGAAATAATATTAGAGCTTATAAATACAAATGATGCTGAATATCTTAAAAAAATAAAGAATGCTGAATTTGCTGCAGGTACAGAATGCTTGATTGCTCAAATACTTCCTATTTACAAAAACAAAACATATTCTGATAAAGATAATAAAAATAATAAAGAAATAGATAATAGATTCATAAGATTAAAATTTGATGAGCCTATATCAGTGTTTTGGAAAGAACGCGGTATATTAATAAGCCATGGCGGAAGCAGTATAATAGCAGCAGGCAATGTATTTTGGGGAGAAAAAACTAATCCTTTCATAAGAAAAAGAATAATTGATAATGCCAACGAGTTTTTGGGAGAAGTAAAAAGAGAAAAATATAATGATTTATTTATGTCAGTGAATGGTTATACCGAAGCAAGCGGAGAGATTCCTGATTATGCTATTAAAGTTGCAAATTTCTTTGTTAAAAAAGATTATTTAAATACTTTATTAGAAAGATTAAAAAATCTAATAGAAAATAAAAAAGAAGGCATAAGTTTTGAAGACATAAGAAATTATTTAAATATTAATAATGCATTTACAAAAGTATTTATAGATTATTCAGTTGAAAATCAAATATTAATGCCCTTTAATAATATATACAAAAAATATAATGAAGAAATTACTTTAAATAATTCTCAAAAAATATTATTAGAAAAATTAAAAAAAGAAGATTTAAACGGATTAGATGAAAAAACTATAAAAACATTTACTAATGGAATGAAAGATATAAAAGTATTATCAGCATCAAAAAAGGCTGTGTATCTTGATGAGGGTATATATTATCATATAGATGTTTATAATAGAATAAAAAAACTTATTTTGCAAAATACAAAAACTAATGATATAATAACAATAGCTTTTGTTCGTGATAAAACAGGACTTTCCAGAAAATATGTACTTCCTATATTAAATGCATTTGAAAGAGAAAAATTAGTTAGAAGAGAAGGCAGCGAAAGAATAGTACTTTGA